TCTGGATCCCCTGTGAACTCAGTTCCTGTAGAGCAAATTTCCGCTGGAAATATGCCTGGCCTGGTGCCTGTGGGATCACCGATGGGCTACCATGAAACCCATCTGGCAAATAGGCTCAAAGAGGAAAAATCCTCCCCGGCTGATTTTAATGGCTTTGTACAGCATCTCTGTGATCGTTTGGAGCAGCCCTTTGATCATTCTTTAACCCCCGACTCGCTTTATTTGAAAGGCATGCAGAAAGGGTTCAGTGATACGGACCTTGCGCAGATTATTGCCAGCTATACGGGGTTGGGGTATTTGCCTGAAATTCACCCGGAGCAGTTAAAATTGGGGGTTTTGCCCCTGCCCTTCTGCCGCCGTTACCATTTGGTACCTTTTCAAACTGAGCAGAATCAACTTGCGTTTTTAATGCCACATCCCTTTGAAATTGAAGTTTCTGATGCCTTGCGTCGTTTTCGCAATGCGCCCAAGTTTATTTCTTCTCCGCGGATCTTAACTCAGCTTTTAGAAGGCGATTTGAAAAAGGCGCAAAAAAAAGGCGAAATGCAACAACCCCCCGTTGAGATGAGTGAATTGATGCAGGAGGTGAAAAGCCGTTACAACAAACAGCAGGGCTCTCCCTTGGATGTGGAGGATGATACCGATGAAATCTACCTGCCCAATGTTGAAAACGATGCTCCCTTGGTGCGTTTGGTCAATCGTTTGATTGCCGAAGCCTACGAAGCACGGGCTTCAGATATTCATATTGAGGCCTGGGAAGATTGTGTGATGGTGCGCTACCGCGTGGATGGTGAACTCAGGGATGTGCACCGGCTGAAGCCAGCGTCTTTGATTATGCCCATGTCTGCCCGTATCAAGGTTATGTCAGGTTTGAACCTTGCCGAGCGGCGTTTGCCCCAGGATGGCAGGATCGTGTTCAAAGAATATATGCGGCAGGGCCCTGATTTTGATTTGCGTGTCGCTGTTGCACCCATGAATTTTGGCGAGAAAATCGTCATGCGTATTATTGATAAACATAAAACCACTTTGCCCTTGGATTCCTTGGGCTTTTCACAGCGCAACCTCGATCTCTACCGTACCCTGATCAAAAGTCCCTATGGCATGATTTTGCATGTGGGGCCCACGGGTTCGGGTAAATCGATGACACTTTATTCTGCCCTGAACGAAATCAATAAACCCGAAATTAATATTCAAACGGCGGAAGATCCAATTGAATATACCCTGCCGCGCATCAACCAATTGCAGGTGCATTCAGAGATTGGTCTGACTTTTGCACGGGCCCTGCGTTCCTATTTGCGGCAGGACCCCGATGTGATTTTGATCGGGGAAATTCGCGACCAGGAAACGGCGCATATTGCGATTGAGGCGGCTTTAACAGGGCATTTGCTCTTGTCTACTTTGCATACCAATGATGCAGCCTCGACCCTTACCCGTTTTATTGAGATGGGGGTTGAACCCTTTATGATCAGCTCATCGATTTTGATGATCTGTGCCCAACGTTTGGTGCGTACCCTGTGCATGACCTGTCGGGAGCCTTACAAAGCGTCTGCTTTGGAGCTTAAACAACTGGGACTGCCCGCCGATGCCCATCAAATTCTGCATCGGCCAGGTGGCTGTGAACAATGTCAGGGACGGGGCTATCGGGGCCGGACTGGCATTCATGAACTTTTGATTCCAACCGATTCGATTCGTACAGCCCTCAATACCCCCGGCATGAATGCCGATGATTTGAAGAAATTGGGCGTTGAGCAGGGCATGACCACCCTCTATTGGGATGCCATGGAAAAAGTTATGCAGGGCAAAACCACCCTTGAAGAAGCCTTGTCAAAGGTTCGCCCCGATGAGTTTGACAGTCGACCCCAATGGTGGTTGGAGCCTCAGCCCGAAACCCCGGTGACCGTTCAAAATGCTAAGTTATTTGCTGGTGCAGAGGGTGTAAATTTGTTTGATTGAACGTGCACTCTTGCTGTCACTGTCGTGAATGAGGCTGACGCGGCGCACTTCTTCCAGACTGGTCAGCCCTGCAGAGGCTTTAAAGACCCCATCTTCAATCATGGAGATCATGTTTGAATCACGCCGCGCCATTTCCCGAATAGAGGTTGAGGATTTTTTTTGCAGAACGGCATTGTGAATTTCGTCGGTGATTTCAAGCAGTTCGTGAATGGCAGTCTGACCCGTGTATCCCTGGTTCTGACAGTCTTTACAGCCTTTTGCCGTATAAAATTGGTAAGCCCCTCGATCACCTGCCATGACTTTCATGCCTGTAAGTTCCGCTTCACTGGGTGAATAGGGCACTTTACATTTTTCACAGAGACGACGCAAAAGCCGCTGTGAAATTAAAAGAATCGGCACAGGGGAATGCAATAAAGCCTCACAGCCAGAATTGACCAAAGCATAGATCAGCGCGGTTGTGTCGGCAGCATGGTGAGAGGTAATGACTTTTTTGCCCATTAAAGCGGCACGATTCAGCGAGTCTGCTGATTGAGGGCTTGGAATATCGTCCACCATCAGCACATCGGAGTCATATTCAGCCATGGCTTCTACCAATGCTTCATGGGCTTCAGGATCATCGCCTTTATAGTGATGCTGAATGACGCCCGGCATGGTGTAATGTACATGATTTTCAAGCGAAAGCACCGAACGGTGGAGTTGATTCAGGGTAAGTAAACAGGCATACATCAGGGTGGATTTTCCTGAGCGAATCGGACTTGAGGTAATGATCATTCCCCCTGAACGCTCAAGATAACTGTTGATTTTACTCAAATTAACAGGGGAAAAACCGAGATTGTCGAAAATCAGCATGCGTGAGGGAGCATAGAGAATATGTACGACTAAATTTTCACCCCACAGCCCCTGAAAAAAGGAGATCGAAAGATCGACCTTGCGATTGGCGACATGGGTGGTAATCGTTTCCTGCCAATACTTCCCGCCTTTTAAACGGAAAGCAGTCTTGAGCATTTCAATCAGCGCGGGGCCAACCCGGACGGGCAGATCGGTTTTGTGAACCATGACGCCGTCTTTGCGCAAGCGAACGCGCACATAATTTTCCTGACACTCAACATGCAGAGCAGAGGCGCCTTCTTCAACGGCACTGCGAACCAGAAAACGGGCCATAGAAGAGACTTCTTCTTTGGTTTTATCCTGTTCTGTTTCTTTGAGCATCAGATCTTGATCCAGGCTGACTTCTTCGGGCCCTTTGCGGCGGGGGCCAAAAAATTCTGCGATGGTTGAAAGAATTTCGCTGGGGGTGGCAATCGCCGGAATGATTTTGCATTTAAACCGATCCACCAATTGCTGCATCAGATTGGAATTGAGTGGATCTGACATAATCACGGTCATTTGGTTGCCACTGCGATCGACAGGAATAAACTCATTGAAACGCAAGGTTTCCTCATCAATGCCTTCGAGCAAGCGTTGATCCATCAATTCAAGCGAAGGAATCATGCGCGGGATATCCAATTGAATGCTGAGTGCATTGGTAAGTTGAGATTCAGAAATAAAGCCCGATTGAACCAAAAGAGCGCCAAAGCGTTTGGAGGAAGCTTTTTGCATTTCAAGGATTTTTTGGACTTGGGTCTGAGTGATGAGCCCCATATTGACCAAAAGCTCACCAATTTGAATATGTTTTTGGTATTTGCTTAAAAAACGCTGTAACTCTTGCTTGCTGATTAATTTTAAATCAACGCAGACACGACCCAAGGGCAGATATTCGTCAGATTGTTTTTGAATGGCCAGGGCCTTGTGCAGGCCATCCATGGTCAAGAGGCCTTCGCGAACCATTAGGTCACCGAGTTTGAGGGCTGTTGTGGCTGCACTTTTGGAGGCTTGAGGGGAAGAATGTGCGGTACTCATGGGGGTCTCCTGACTCGCTCTGAAATCTTACGATCATTATACTCTGAGTCAGCCGCTTGGCCGCCATGATCTGTGTCAACTCAATTGCAGAAGCCCCTGATCTCAAGTACACTGAGGGCCATGTTGGGTTATCTAAATTTACCAAATCTGATCACGGCACTGGGTGTGCTCTTGGCTTTGAATGGCTGTTTTGCAGCCTGGAAAGGCTTGTTTCCCGCTGCCATGATTTGCCTAATGCTGGCAGGGCTTTGCGATCTTTTTGATGGTCTGGTGGCCCGTAAAATGGAGCTGAGCCCAGAAGAACAGGCCTATGGCGCACAAATTGATTCTCTGGCAGATGTTTGCTTGTTTGGCATGGCCCCCGTTTTAATGCTTTTGCCCTTGGGTTCTTCCTGGCTGGAGTGGATCGTCTATGGATTTTATCTTTTGGCAGTGCTCAACCGCTTGGCCTGGTTTAATCTGAAGGGGCTGGCGGGAGAGGGTGAAATTCAATATTATACGGGTTTGCCCGTCACCTATATGGCCCTGATTTTGCCCTTGGGAATGATTGTTTATTTCCTCTTGCCAGAAATGCTGCGCATGATCTGGAATCTCTTGCTTTTCGGGGGCACAGGCAGTCTGTTCATCAGCAAATTGCAGATTCCCAAGCCCCGCGGCAAGGCCTATGCCTTTTTTCCTGCTTTGGCAGGGGTGATGATTGTGCTTTGGAGCTGGCACCCCTGGATGCCCTGATACATGGCAAACCGAGCAGAGATTCCGCTTTATAACCGTCAGACACAGACGCTGGAGTTTGAACAGGTTTTTGAGCGGGGATTTATGGATTTCGCCTATGGCCACCCCTTGGGAAGACTCTTTGAATCAGCACTTTTCAGTCGCAAATGGTTTTCCAAGCTCTATGGCCATTTGAAAGAACAGCCAGGGAGCCAGGCCCAGATCCAAACGTTTATTCAGAGGTATGGCCTGGATATTTCTGAGCTTGAAAAACCGCCCGAAGCCTATGCCGATTATCAGGCTTTTTTTACCCGTCAGCTCAAGCCAGGTGCCCGCCCCATCGATCCAGTGCCAGAACACCTGGTTTCGCCTGCCGATGCCCGTGTTTTGATGCTTCCCCTGGAAGAAGGTGTGGTCGTTCCCGTGAAAGGGAAACGCTTTGCCCTGCGGGACCTCTTGCAAAATGGCTCCCTGGCGCAAACTTATGCCAAGGGCCTCTGTCTGATTTACCGATTGGCCCCTGTGGACTATCACCATTACTGCTATATTGACCGTGGCTGGCACCGGGCGCATCAGCGCATTGCCGGGGCGCTTCACTCCGTCAGTCCACTGGCGCAAGCCTGTCGGACGGTTTTTCCTGAAAATGAACGCCAATGGACGCTGCTGCATACCGAACAGTTTGGGCCGGTGCTGCAAATCGAAGTGGGAGCGCTTGTCGTGGGCCGAATTCAGCAATTGCAAAGCCAAGGAGGGAAATTTGAACGCGGTCAGGAAAAGGGCTGGTTTGCTCTGGGGGGCTCAACCATCATTCAGCTCTTTCTGCCTGGCAAAGTGGCCATAGATCCGGATATTTGTTATTATTCCGCCCAAGCGATAGAAACCCGTGTACACCAGGGCAGCAAAGTTGGAAAGAAGAACTGAACCATGCAAATCGTTCCACTGGATTTGAATGACCCCCGTATGGAGGCATTTTTTGAGCTGCCCTGGCAGATTTATCCTGAGAAACATGCCTGGATTCCCCCCTCACGGGAACAGGTACGTGCTGAATTGAGTACTGAAAATCTCTTTTTCCGCCATGGTCAGGCCCAAGCGTTTCTGGCGCTTGATGGCGAGCGTGTGGTGGGAAGAATTCTGGCTTCGCTGGATCACCAATTAAAAGACAAACGGGTCGGTCATTTTGGCTATTTTGAAGCCTATAATCGTCCCGATGTGGCCCAGGCCCTGCTCAATGCAGCAATGGACTGGGTTTCTGTTCAGGGGGGGAAAGATACGCTGCATGGACCTGTGGATTTGCATATTTTTAACCGCTATCGGGTGCAGACCGCGGGCTTTGAAACTTCGCCGTTTTTAGGCGAGCCCCGCTCACCTGAATATTATCCGGCTTTGCTTGAAAGTGCCGGTTTGATGCCTGTGGCCCGTTGGAACAGTTGGGATATTGGGGAGATGCAATTAAGGGGCATGTACCAGTATTTGCAGGGCCAGATTGAAAAAATACGGGCTCAGCGACCTGCCTCTTACCGGCTTCAGACTTTCCGGCCGGATGCCCTGGAAGAGGAATTGCGTTTGTCTCATCAGATTGCGATGGAAGTTTTTTCTGAAAATTATGGCTATACCGTACTTGATTTTGAAGAGTTTCAGCAGGCTTTTTCAGGTATTGCGGGCTTGATGCAGATTCATCCCGATCTGTTTGGCCTTTTTTATCATGAACAGGATGTGATTGGCTTGGGTTATGCCTATCTTGATTATGCTGCTTATTTTCAAGCGCTGAAGGGCGCCCCTGTGAATCCGCTTGAAATGCTGGAGCAACAACCAGAGCGTTTGGTTCTGCATACCTTTGGCATTCAGCCAACACACCGCCACTCTGAATTGGCCTACGATATGTTTTATTATGGTTTGAAACATGGGTTTGCCCGAGGTGTAAAATCGGGTATTGGAGCTTTGGCCAAAGAGGGGCGTACCATTTACGATCAGTTTGGGCCGCCTACGCGCAGTTATGCCGTTTATGCCCGCCAGGTCTGAACGCTCAAGTCTGGTCTGATAAATTGAGGCGCTCAAGATTTCAGCTTCAGCATAATGAAGGCCGCTTCGAGAGTTTGCTAAGGCTTGAATTTGAGTATCCCCTGCTATAATGGGAGAAACTCAGTTCTTTCAGGAGCTACTCAGAAACCTAAGATGGATGCCTTAAAACTAGCCCAGCTGAATGAGCGCCGCGCAGATCAAGAAGAACAGATGTTGGAACTGGTCAGCCAGATCCTTGATGAGTTAGAATTGCGTCTGATTGACTTCAGCGAACAGGCAGCTGAAAAAATTTTTAAAGCCTATCCAGATATTTCCGGGCAGTTTGATCGTCACCGGGTGAAACAGTTTAAACGTGAAATGCAGGAAACCTCACGGGATGCAATCGGGCGTTTGATTGGTTTTTTGGCCGATGAAGATCTGTGGTTGAAAGAAACCCCCAGCCGCAGACCCAAAGAAAGCCTGCGCCAGAACCTCAAAGTTTGGGAGGCGATTCAAAGTTTTCCCAGAGCCATGATTCCCATTTTGAAGCGTTATGGTTATCCCGCGCGTTCCAGTGTTTTGGAGTTTCCTTACCGCGAATTAGAATTGAAAGAAGTGGATCAATTGCCCAAACCCGAGGCGCTCAAATTGCTGACGCTGAAGTATTGGATTGCTTTGGGCAAATTTCAACAGACCGTGATGGACAGTCAACGCCTGCAACAGACGGTTGCGCATCAAAGCCTTGAAGAAATTTGGCAGGATTAAGCCCGCTTTAGCATTCTTTTAAGAATCATCAAGCTTCACCTCTGCCCCGCAGAAAAAAGTGCTATAATGCCCCCTTGTAATCGAATAAAGGAGACTGCCTCCCTTGGCTGGAATACCTACATCAACCAATTTTCAAGTCATATCCAAACGCAAACTCTGGTACCTGATTGCGCTTGGCTATATTATTCCCTGTCTGATACTTATTTTTATGGGCGGCATTAAACTCGGGATTGATTTTACCGGGGGGTCTATGTTTGAATTGGCCTTTGCCAAGGCTCCCAAGATCAGCGAGTTACGCAAAGAGCTTCAGACCATCAACAAAGAAACCTTCAGTGATGCCCAGCTCAGTGAAATGAAAGACAGTGCAGGAAAAACCATCACTTCGATTCGTTCGAAGCCGATCGACAACAAAGAACAGGTCAAGATTTTTAACGACCTCAAAAGTAAATTCGGTGAATTTGAACAGATCCGTGTTGAAGTCGTGGGCCCGACCATTGGGGGAGAATTAAAGTCCAAAGCTGTTTGGGCCACCCTGATCGTGATGGGCATGATCGTGCTCTATCTGACCTTTCGCTTCAGTTTTGACTATGCCATGTGTGCGATTTTCTGCCTGTGTCATGACGTGACAACGGTTTTAGGGATCTTTGCTGCCATGGGCATGTTTATGGGGGTTGAAATTGACAGCTTGTTTGTCACCGCAATTCTCACGGTTGCAGGCTTTTCAGTGCACGATACGATTGTTACCTTTGACCGTATCCGCGAAAATGCAGGCGATATGGGGCGGGGCAAAACCTTTGCGCAGGTGGCCAATGAGTCGATCAATCAAACGATTGCGCGCAGTATGAATACCTCTTTGACCACCATGTTTCCGCTGTTTTGCCTTACCTTTTTCGGTGGGGCGACGATTAAGTATTTCTCCTTGGCCATGTTGCTGGGCATTATCTTTGGAACCTATTCCAGTATTTTTATTGCCAGTCCGCTCTTGGTCAGTTGGCGTGAAATTGCAAATCCGACCCATCATCGCAAGGCCACAGCTTAAACGGTCTTTTTAAAGCTTTCAAAGAGCAGCCCGAAAAAGGGTTGCTCTTTTTTTTATCTCAAAGCATTTTTTGAGCGCTTGGTAGATGAGACAAAGCGTGTTTAAATTGAATTTGAAAAAGCGATGGTTTGGCAGAATAAAATAAAAAAGTGAGATAAAGTATGAAAATTGCGGTTTTGGGAACGGGTATGGTCGGACAGGCGATTGCGACCCGTTTGCTTGATTTGGGCCATGAGGTCAAAATGGGAAGTCGCACAGACAATCATCCCAAGGCAACTGAATGGGTTGCAAAATTTCCTCAAAATGCATCGCAGGGCACCTTTGCCGATGCTGCCCGTTTTGCAGAAATCCTGTTTAATTGCACCTCAGGCGGGGCCTCGTTGATTGCGCTTGAGGCCGCTGGCGAAGAGAATATGCAAGGCAAAATTTTAATTGATTTGGCAAATCCTTTGGATTTTTCTCAGGGCATGCCCCCCCAATTATCAGTTTGCAATACAGATTCACTGGGAGAACAGATCCAAAGGGCTTTTCCCCAGACTTTGGTGGTCAAGACACTCAATACCATGAACTGCAATATCATGGTCAATCCAGGCCTGGTAGGGGAGGGGGAGCACCATGTTTTCCTCAGTGGAAATGATCCTGAAGCCAAGCAAAAGGTCAGAGAACTTTTGCTTTCCTTTGGCTGGAAAGATGCTTTTATTCTCGATTTGGGAGATATCACGACGGCTCGCGGAACTGAAGCCTGGCTGCCGCTGTGGTTGCGTATTTGGGGGGCTACTGGCAGCGGGCAATTTAATCTGCGCTTGGTCAAATAGAACGAAGTGCTGGAATTTCTGACCCGCTTGCGCTCAGGAGCGGTGCCAGGGATTCCACCAGTTCCAGCGTCCCAAAAGCAGCATAAAACTGGGGACCAGGAAGAGTCTGAGCAGGGTGGCATCCAGAATCAGGGCGGCAGAAATACCGATTGAAAGTTCCTGAACCAAGGGGGAAGCCGAAAATACGCCCGGTAAAAAGACCCCCAAGAGAATAATCGCCGCCCCAGTAATCACTGCGCCTGAACGCGCTAACCCTTCAATCACAGCCTCTTTGACGTCCCCATGGTTGTGATAGCCTTCTGAAATACGGCTCAGAATCAGCACCTCATAATCCATGCTCAAACCAAAGGTAATGCAGAAAAGAATAATCGGCACCAGGGCTGTAACGGCCCCCGGTTGCGGGGTATGCAGCCAGGTTTTAAACCAACCGTATTGAAATACCCCCACCAAGAGGCCAAAGGCCCCCAGGATGGGCATAAAATTCATCAGTCCCGCTTTCAGGGGCAGAATGGGGGTTTTCATATAAATACCCAGAATCAGTAAAATGCCCAGCACTACCAGAGCCGTCATTCCGGGTGCGTAACGGTAAAGCTCGTGGGTAAAATCGCGGGCCCGATCGACAATGCCGCCGACTTGAACTTTGAGACCCTTGCTTTTTTTTGCCTCCAGGCGAATCCCATCAATAATGGTGTAAATGGTTTGAATATCCAGATTTTTATCGGGATAGACCTGCAAAATGGTGCGGTTGCGTGTTTTGTTTAAGAGTCTGAAGACCGGATGATCGGCTGGCACCATGCCCAAATTGCTGAGCGTGTCCAGAGATCTGAAAAAAGAGAGGTATTGTTCGGGTTGAAAATCGGGGTTCCAGCGGGTAATGCCAGTAACCGAATCAACATGGGGCAGGGCTTCAATCGCCTGAATCAGGGGTTCGGATTGCTTTAAAAAAGCTTCATCCAGGATCGATTGACCTTCCGGAGCAGAAAGCACCACATCGATGGGCAAAAGTTCTCCTCCCCAGCCATCTTTTTTCAGGGTTTCATAGCCTTGTACCGATTCACTGCGGTTCGGAACCACTGCCTGGAGGGGCTCCCAGAGCTTGAGATTCAGGGCCGGCAGGGCCAAGGCTCCCATTGCCAGCAAAGAGAGCAGAAAATAACGTACGGGATATTCCACCACATGGGCAGAAAAACGTCGCCAATAGGGATAACTGTCGATTCGTCCGACGGCACGGGAAAGAAAGCGGGGAAATTCAAGCACTGGGCGGGCTGTGAGCAATAAAACAGGAAGAAAAATCAGAGCATTCAACAGCGAGAGAGAAACGACAAGGGTCAGGCCCTGAACCACCATCCGGCTGGCTGAAACCTCGGGAATCAGCAATACGGCGATACTGGCAATCATAATCAAGGCTGAAAAAAGAATCGTTTCACCGGAATGACGCAGGGTTTGATTCAAAGCTTCCTGATCGGTTTTTCCCTGGCGGGTTTCTTCACGAAAACGGCTGACCATAAACAGAGAATAATCAATCGCCAATGCCAACCCGACCATGCTGTTCATGACAAATGAAACCGGGGTCAGTTGCAATCCCATCAGCAGGGTCAACGCGTTGAGCAGTATCAGGGTTGAGGCTCCCATCAAGATCGGCAAAAGAGCGGCAAAGAGTCCGCCAAAATTCAGCACCAGAATAATAAACGCCAGTACCAGGGCGATTTTTTCATTTTGTGACGATTCCTCATAGACCGCATTGTTCATATCAAAAACAAAGCCCACATGTCCTGTTAGCCAGGCGCGTGTTTTGTTTTGTTTTTCCCATTGGCGCAGCCAGGTGCGCATGGGGGGAGTTGCCTGTTGGGCCTGAACCAGATTCAGTTTGGGATCATACTGTAGAAAAAAAAGGCTTTGCTGGTGGGGGCGGTGCCCAGGAATTTCAAACAGGCGGCCAATTTCTTTGGGAAAGGCTTTTTTCATGGCTTCAGCCAATCCAGGGGCAGGGCCTTCGACGACAATGCCAGCAGAGAGATCGGGATTGAATTGAAAGTCCTTTTCCAGAATTTGGGTCACTTGCCAGGCTTCTGTGCCTGTAGCTCCTGAAATTGGGGATTGCACCATGGGATGCCCTTGTTTGAAGAGGTAAACCAGGCTGGCTGCAATCAAGAGCAGCCAGAGACTGAGCAGGAGAACTTTTCGCTTTAAGAGAAATTGACTAAGTGCTTGCATGGCGAGCCTCCTGAAAAGAATGCCAGAGCTGTGTTGCTTGAGGCGCAAGGCCCTTTAAAACTTGGTTTTCGGGAACAAAGAAGAAGGGTTTCACCGTTTGGATTTGTGTGGAATCAGGATGCAAAGTCAGTTCAACGCTCCAGAGTGCGCCTTGCTGGTAAGCTGCGCCCGGAAGGTTCGAGCTGAGATTCCCACAACTGTATAGACAAATACTGTTCTGGTGCTTTTCAAAAGGTTGAACCAAATGGCTGTGGTGGCCCCAAAGAAGATCTACACCGGCCTCTGCGAGCAGATGAAAACAGGCCTGTTGGGTTTGGCTGGGAAAAATTTCGGCTTCATAGCCCCAATGCCAGGAAAGAATCAGCAGATCGACTTCAGCCTTCAGTTCACGAATTTTCTCCAGCCAGGTGGCCTGGCGCTTTTTATCCTGCAAAAACTTGTCTGGGCTGAGCAAGATCAGATGGGGGTCGCGCTTGAGCAGAAAGTTCATACCAAAACTGAAAGCAAGAAAGCCCAGTGTGAAATTTTTAAGTTTGACCTTCTGAAAACGGGAATCGATCGGGGTCAGGCCAGGCCATTGCCTTAAAGTATCTGCGCTGAGATTGAAACCTGAAACGCCCTGGTCGAGGGCATGGTTATTGACGAGATTGATGATCTGAAAAAGCGGTTTTTGAGAATGATACAAAAGTTTTTCCAATTGTTGAGGGGTAAAGGCATGCAGATGTTGATCGCCGATTTGATCCGCCAGCACACCTTCTAAATTGAGACAGGCCAGATCATGAGCGGCTATTTCCTGTATCAGCTCTGAAGACCAAGCTTGTGGCAAATCCCGGTGAGGGCAAAGATCTCCTGCAAAAAGCAGCTTGAGGGAATGGACTTCGCTCTCAGAGGCTTGTGATTCAAGCTTTAAATCCGTTAAGGAAATGGCATCTGAAGCGGGGCTGAAAAGGGGATCTTTCTGTTTGCGAAAAACATTGACCACAGTCAGCGGGCCAATCCAAGGAAAAACAGCTTCAGCACGGGTTCTCTGTGGGCTGAGGCCCAGCGCCCGCAGGGCGGGTAAAAGCAAAAGCAAGAGAATGCCCCAAACGCCCGCCAGACCAAAACTT
The sequence above is drawn from the bacterium (Candidatus Blackallbacteria) CG13_big_fil_rev_8_21_14_2_50_49_14 genome and encodes:
- a CDS encoding phosphatidylserine decarboxylase, giving the protein MANRAEIPLYNRQTQTLEFEQVFERGFMDFAYGHPLGRLFESALFSRKWFSKLYGHLKEQPGSQAQIQTFIQRYGLDISELEKPPEAYADYQAFFTRQLKPGARPIDPVPEHLVSPADARVLMLPLEEGVVVPVKGKRFALRDLLQNGSLAQTYAKGLCLIYRLAPVDYHHYCYIDRGWHRAHQRIAGALHSVSPLAQACRTVFPENERQWTLLHTEQFGPVLQIEVGALVVGRIQQLQSQGGKFERGQEKGWFALGGSTIIQLFLPGKVAIDPDICYYSAQAIETRVHQGSKVGKKN
- the secF gene encoding protein translocase subunit SecF translates to MAGIPTSTNFQVISKRKLWYLIALGYIIPCLILIFMGGIKLGIDFTGGSMFELAFAKAPKISELRKELQTINKETFSDAQLSEMKDSAGKTITSIRSKPIDNKEQVKIFNDLKSKFGEFEQIRVEVVGPTIGGELKSKAVWATLIVMGMIVLYLTFRFSFDYAMCAIFCLCHDVTTVLGIFAAMGMFMGVEIDSLFVTAILTVAGFSVHDTIVTFDRIRENAGDMGRGKTFAQVANESINQTIARSMNTSLTTMFPLFCLTFFGGATIKYFSLAMLLGIIFGTYSSIFIASPLLVSWREIANPTHHRKATA
- a CDS encoding NADP oxidoreductase, producing MKIAVLGTGMVGQAIATRLLDLGHEVKMGSRTDNHPKATEWVAKFPQNASQGTFADAARFAEILFNCTSGGASLIALEAAGEENMQGKILIDLANPLDFSQGMPPQLSVCNTDSLGEQIQRAFPQTLVVKTLNTMNCNIMVNPGLVGEGEHHVFLSGNDPEAKQKVRELLLSFGWKDAFILDLGDITTARGTEAWLPLWLRIWGATGSGQFNLRLVK